In the genome of Nonomuraea helvata, one region contains:
- a CDS encoding UTP--glucose-1-phosphate uridylyltransferase: protein MVHKAVIPVAGLGTRLLPLTRALPKEMLPIGDKPVIEHTIRELVDSGIDEITIVTSPRKDLIQRHFAPDADLELQLRAAGKDDLADAVAELSSLAHITYLYQNGPYGNGTPVLNAARVIGDEPFMVLWADDVFVAEVPRAKQLKAAYEATGAPVLALMPMAVEDASRYGVPIVKEDLGDGRLLISGLVEKPSPEEAPSRYAAIGGYVVTPGVVEELQEQTRRWHENPQGEIYLTDALNRHAAGHPVYGQVIDGTWWDTGSPLNYLRAQFAAALAHPEYGPELRRLAQESDGAAAP from the coding sequence ATGGTCCACAAAGCCGTCATCCCCGTGGCCGGACTCGGCACCCGGCTGCTGCCGCTGACCAGGGCGCTGCCCAAGGAGATGCTGCCGATCGGCGACAAGCCCGTCATCGAGCACACCATCCGCGAGCTCGTGGATTCCGGCATCGACGAGATCACCATCGTCACCTCGCCCCGCAAGGACCTCATCCAGCGGCACTTCGCTCCCGACGCCGACCTCGAGCTGCAGCTCCGCGCCGCGGGCAAGGACGACCTGGCCGACGCGGTCGCGGAGCTGTCGTCGCTGGCCCACATCACGTACCTGTACCAGAACGGCCCGTACGGCAACGGCACCCCCGTGCTGAACGCCGCCCGCGTCATCGGCGACGAGCCGTTCATGGTGCTGTGGGCGGACGACGTGTTCGTGGCGGAGGTGCCCAGGGCCAAGCAGCTCAAGGCCGCGTACGAGGCCACCGGGGCGCCCGTGCTGGCCCTGATGCCGATGGCCGTCGAGGACGCCTCGCGGTACGGCGTGCCGATCGTCAAGGAGGACCTCGGCGACGGCCGCCTGCTGATCTCCGGGCTGGTCGAGAAGCCGTCCCCCGAGGAGGCGCCCTCGCGCTACGCCGCCATCGGCGGGTACGTCGTCACCCCCGGTGTCGTCGAAGAGCTCCAGGAGCAGACGCGCAGGTGGCACGAGAACCCGCAGGGCGAGATCTACCTCACCGACGCCCTGAACCGGCACGCCGCCGGCCACCCGGTGTACGGGCAGGTCATCGACGGCACCTGGTGGGACACGGGCTCGCCGCTCAACTACCTCAGGGCGCAGTTCGCCGCCGCGCTCGCGCACCCGGAGTACGGGCCCGAGCTGCGCAGGCTCGCGCAGGAGAGCGACGGCGCGGCGGCACCCTGA
- a CDS encoding cupin domain-containing protein: MELRTYPDGPSMEVPDEAAALATSLDGQLVLDGNRFLRRDVTGAPVGFVARPPIAEALDLLPHPEGGWFRETWKTAVTFRPDGYPGPRASATGIYFLLDPGEASVPHLVRSDEVWLWHRGGPLSLTIGDTTITLGPRVEDGEVPQAVVPGGVWQSARPASDEPVLVSCIVSPGFDFADFTA; encoded by the coding sequence GTGGAGCTGCGCACGTACCCCGACGGCCCGTCCATGGAGGTGCCCGACGAGGCAGCCGCCCTCGCCACCTCGCTCGACGGGCAGCTCGTCCTGGACGGCAACCGCTTCCTGCGCAGGGACGTCACGGGCGCCCCGGTCGGGTTCGTCGCGCGTCCGCCCATCGCCGAGGCCCTCGACCTGCTCCCCCACCCCGAAGGCGGCTGGTTCAGGGAGACGTGGAAGACGGCCGTGACGTTCCGGCCGGACGGATACCCGGGGCCGCGGGCCAGCGCCACCGGCATCTACTTCCTGCTGGACCCGGGCGAGGCGTCGGTGCCGCACCTGGTGCGGTCGGACGAGGTCTGGCTGTGGCACCGCGGCGGCCCGCTGAGCCTGACGATCGGCGACACCACGATCACCCTGGGACCGCGGGTGGAGGACGGCGAGGTCCCCCAGGCGGTCGTGCCCGGCGGCGTGTGGCAGTCGGCCCGCCCGGCCTCCGACGAGCCGGTGCTGGTGAGCTGCATCGTGTCACCGGGCTTCGACTTCGCCGACTTCACCGCCTAG
- a CDS encoding SWIM zinc finger family protein, whose protein sequence is MIERWSRDQVLALAPDASSQKAAQGVATPGKWSLRGATGTIVYGECKGSGARPYLACVDLNEPAYRCSCPSRKFPCKHALGLLLMWSADGLPVTEDAPQWVTEWVEGRAERAAKAAAKIEVARARKAAESDTSDGGGSGAASEGGVSEGGRSRAAGEVAAASERRPESVRHGRVAAGLTELERWLDDQVRQGLAGAAEHEWEGLAKRLIDAQAPGVAGIVSRLGRVRADDDWPGRLLEEYALIRLLAIAYRRRSELPAPLAETVLSRVGFPVGRDEVLAGPGVRDRWDVLGRRDEVQDRLTARRVWLRGRHTGRAALVLSFAPQGQPLDASLVTGTTIDADLGFYPGAAPLRALVAARYDSGENDVSGRARPADDGGSKATPPGVGPADDGGSKGVPPGVSPDGALDEVARVLAEDPWTESWPLVLAGVVPGRASLGGLPLHPVARDPWRLIAVSGGRPLTVAVEWTPRGLRPLTTWDDEGTAVIL, encoded by the coding sequence GTGATCGAACGGTGGAGCCGTGATCAGGTCCTCGCCCTTGCCCCCGACGCGTCGTCCCAGAAGGCGGCTCAAGGGGTGGCGACGCCCGGGAAATGGTCGTTGCGCGGCGCGACAGGCACGATCGTGTACGGCGAGTGCAAGGGGAGCGGGGCCAGGCCCTACCTTGCCTGCGTCGACCTGAACGAGCCCGCGTACCGGTGCAGTTGCCCGAGCAGGAAGTTCCCGTGCAAGCACGCGCTCGGGCTGCTGCTCATGTGGTCCGCTGACGGGCTGCCCGTTACGGAGGACGCTCCGCAGTGGGTGACCGAGTGGGTCGAGGGGCGGGCCGAGCGGGCCGCCAAGGCGGCGGCCAAGATCGAGGTTGCCCGCGCCAGGAAGGCGGCGGAGAGCGACACGTCGGATGGCGGGGGGAGCGGCGCGGCTTCTGAGGGCGGGGTCTCTGAGGGTGGGCGGTCGCGGGCCGCTGGGGAGGTCGCGGCGGCGTCCGAGAGGCGCCCCGAGTCCGTACGGCATGGCCGCGTCGCCGCCGGGCTGACCGAGCTGGAGCGGTGGCTCGATGACCAGGTGCGGCAAGGGCTGGCGGGGGCCGCCGAGCACGAGTGGGAAGGGCTGGCCAAGCGGCTCATCGACGCCCAGGCGCCCGGCGTGGCGGGGATCGTGTCCAGGCTGGGCCGGGTCCGGGCGGACGACGACTGGCCGGGGCGGCTGCTCGAGGAGTACGCGCTGATCCGGTTGCTCGCCATCGCCTACCGGCGGCGGTCGGAGCTGCCCGCGCCGCTGGCCGAGACCGTGCTGAGCCGGGTCGGGTTCCCGGTCGGCCGGGACGAGGTGCTGGCCGGGCCCGGCGTGCGCGATCGGTGGGACGTGCTGGGCAGGCGCGACGAAGTGCAGGACCGGCTGACCGCCCGGCGGGTGTGGCTGCGAGGGCGCCACACCGGACGGGCGGCGCTGGTGCTCTCGTTCGCGCCGCAGGGGCAGCCGCTCGACGCCTCCCTGGTCACGGGGACAACGATCGATGCCGACCTCGGTTTCTACCCGGGCGCCGCCCCGCTGAGAGCGCTCGTCGCCGCCCGCTACGACTCGGGCGAGAACGACGTCTCCGGGAGAGCGCGTCCGGCCGACGACGGTGGCTCCAAGGCGACGCCGCCGGGGGTGGGTCCGGCCGACGATGGTGGCTCCAAGGGGGTGCCGCCCGGCGTGTCGCCGGATGGGGCGCTCGACGAGGTGGCCAGGGTGCTGGCCGAGGATCCGTGGACCGAGTCGTGGCCGCTCGTGCTGGCCGGGGTGGTACCCGGGCGGGCCTCACTCGGCGGTCTCCCGCTGCACCCCGTGGCGCGCGATCCGTGGCGGCTGATCGCCGTCTCCGGGGGCCGCCCGCTCACCGTGGCGGTGGAGTGGACACCCCGAGGGTTGCGGCCCCTGACCACCTGGGACGACGAAGGAACGGCGGTGATCCTGTGA
- a CDS encoding DUF5691 domain-containing protein, with product MTAWEELASTALVGTDRRPYHGDLLEAAAVEVARRRAGRRIGEPERQDPAPDEERAAVGRRAAERLARIMGGEHERLLPEWLAAAAGTGRRVPPYVLPELLDRGRRDRSIRVHLGVLAGQRGRWLAGVNPAWDYLLEEPTGETWELGGAADRREHLRALRKADPGRARRLLESTWERETPDDRAEFAEVLADGLSMEDEPFLESALDDRRREVRQVAANLLTRLPGSRLSQRMAERARACVAIKGNVIAVEAPEVCDKAMERDGVRPKPPRGIGERAWWLQQLLARAPLGVWGHPPARLLTMRIPDWDAEVKAAWVRAAILQKDPGWARAMFGWDPIADLLDSLPPDEQQELAADFVKKHDLDSQLIMVLGGVSSHWREGLATAVLRKIVKVATTQPWNLGELVKMAGERIDPALFPLVLSYSPVESIQQVAALLRFRADMYKELCP from the coding sequence GTGACCGCCTGGGAGGAGCTGGCGTCCACGGCGCTCGTGGGCACCGATCGCAGGCCGTACCACGGAGATCTGCTCGAGGCCGCGGCCGTCGAAGTGGCGCGGCGCAGGGCCGGGCGCAGGATCGGGGAGCCCGAGCGGCAAGACCCCGCGCCCGATGAGGAGCGGGCGGCCGTGGGACGTCGGGCGGCCGAGCGGCTGGCGCGGATCATGGGTGGCGAGCACGAGAGGCTGCTCCCCGAATGGCTGGCCGCGGCCGCCGGCACCGGCAGGAGGGTGCCGCCTTACGTGCTGCCCGAACTCCTGGACAGAGGGCGGCGGGACCGCTCGATCCGGGTGCATCTCGGGGTGCTGGCCGGGCAGCGGGGGCGGTGGCTGGCCGGGGTCAATCCCGCCTGGGACTACCTGCTCGAGGAGCCGACAGGGGAGACGTGGGAGCTGGGCGGCGCCGCGGATCGGCGTGAGCACCTGCGTGCCCTCAGGAAGGCCGATCCCGGCCGGGCCAGGCGGCTGCTGGAGAGCACATGGGAGCGGGAGACGCCCGACGACCGGGCCGAGTTCGCGGAGGTGCTGGCCGACGGGCTGAGCATGGAGGACGAGCCGTTCCTGGAGAGCGCGCTCGACGACCGCCGCCGAGAGGTGCGCCAGGTCGCCGCCAACCTCCTCACCCGCCTCCCCGGCTCGCGCCTGTCCCAGCGCATGGCCGAACGGGCGCGCGCCTGCGTGGCCATCAAGGGCAACGTCATCGCCGTCGAAGCCCCCGAGGTCTGCGACAAGGCGATGGAGCGCGACGGTGTGCGCCCCAAACCGCCGAGAGGCATCGGCGAGCGGGCCTGGTGGCTGCAGCAGCTCCTCGCCCGCGCCCCGCTGGGGGTCTGGGGCCACCCGCCCGCGCGGCTGCTCACGATGAGGATCCCCGACTGGGACGCCGAGGTGAAGGCGGCCTGGGTACGTGCCGCGATCCTGCAGAAGGATCCCGGGTGGGCGCGGGCGATGTTCGGGTGGGACCCGATCGCGGACCTGCTGGATTCTCTGCCGCCCGACGAGCAGCAGGAACTCGCCGCCGATTTCGTGAAAAAGCATGACCTGGACAGCCAGTTGATCATGGTGTTGGGCGGAGTGTCGTCCCACTGGCGCGAGGGCCTGGCCACGGCCGTCCTCCGCAAGATCGTGAAGGTGGCCACCACACAGCCCTGGAACCTCGGGGAGCTGGTCAAGATGGCGGGTGAGCGCATCGACCCGGCCCTGTTCCCCCTGGTCCTGAGCTACTCGCCCGTGGAGTCCATCCAGCAGGTGGCCGCCCTGCTGCGTTTCCGTGCCGACATGTACAAGGAGCTTTGCCCATGA
- a CDS encoding AAA family ATPase — MTVLRPHAEDQYAEELAVLAKDDDRPRPPGWKLSPWAVTTYILGDGDRITPKYVGARRIVEVAVATLATDRALLLLGVPGTAKTWLSEHLAAAISGDSTLLVQGTAGTAEEAVRYGWNYARLLAEGPSIEALTPSPVMRAMAEGRVARVEELTRMPSDVQDALITVLSEKTLPIPELNHEVQAERGFNVIATANDRDRGVNELSSALRRRFNTVVLPVPATAEEEVDIVSRRVTQLGHALQLPETTTGLTEIRRVVTVFRELRMGVTEDGRTKVKSPSGTLSTAEAISVLTNGIALAAHFGDGVLRPSDVAAGIVGAVVQEPVSDRVVWREYLETVVRERPDWRDFYRACREVI, encoded by the coding sequence ATGACCGTTCTGCGTCCGCACGCGGAAGACCAGTACGCCGAGGAGCTGGCCGTCCTGGCCAAGGACGACGACCGGCCCAGGCCGCCCGGCTGGAAGCTGTCGCCGTGGGCCGTGACCACGTACATCCTGGGCGACGGCGACCGCATCACCCCCAAATACGTGGGCGCGCGCCGCATCGTCGAGGTCGCCGTCGCCACGCTGGCCACCGACCGCGCGCTGCTGCTGCTCGGCGTGCCCGGCACGGCGAAGACCTGGCTGTCCGAGCACCTGGCCGCGGCCATCAGCGGCGACTCCACGCTGCTCGTGCAGGGCACCGCGGGCACCGCCGAGGAGGCCGTCCGGTACGGCTGGAACTACGCGAGACTGCTGGCCGAGGGCCCCTCGATCGAGGCGCTGACCCCGTCGCCCGTGATGCGCGCCATGGCCGAGGGCCGGGTCGCGCGGGTGGAGGAGCTCACTCGCATGCCGTCCGACGTACAGGACGCCCTGATCACCGTCCTGTCCGAGAAGACGCTGCCGATCCCCGAGCTCAACCACGAGGTCCAGGCCGAACGCGGCTTCAACGTCATCGCCACGGCCAACGACCGCGACCGGGGCGTCAACGAGCTGTCCAGCGCGCTGCGCCGCCGCTTCAACACGGTCGTGCTGCCGGTCCCGGCCACGGCCGAGGAGGAGGTGGACATCGTCTCGCGCCGCGTCACCCAGCTCGGGCACGCGCTGCAGCTGCCCGAGACGACGACCGGACTGACGGAGATCCGGCGGGTGGTGACGGTCTTCCGCGAGCTGCGCATGGGCGTCACCGAGGACGGGCGCACCAAGGTCAAGTCGCCCAGCGGGACCCTGTCCACGGCCGAGGCCATCTCGGTGCTCACCAACGGCATCGCCCTCGCGGCCCACTTCGGCGACGGGGTGCTGCGCCCCTCCGACGTGGCCGCCGGGATCGTGGGGGCGGTGGTGCAGGAGCCGGTGTCGGACCGGGTGGTGTGGCGCGAATACCTGGAGACGGTGGTCCGCGAGCGCCCCGACTGGCGCGACTTCTACCGCGCCTGCCGCGAGGTCATATGA